A single genomic interval of Candidatus Hydrogenedentota bacterium harbors:
- a CDS encoding sugar phosphate isomerase/epimerase — MWFSGISDEAGQDIATQIKAHQELNWKWLELRAIDGVNLTQISDADFDAVYGAVSDAGMGVSCFSSAIANWARPITGDFNVDAEDLTRAIPRMHRFGTSFIRVMSYPNDPDNPVSDEVWRKESISRMRQLARIAEDGGVILVHENCSGWGGLSAENSNILLREVDSPALKVVFDTGNPVTYGQDAWEYYQTVLPDIVYVHIKDAVKINGEDHYRVCGEGDGRVKDIVADLFRRGYDGGLSIEPHLAAVIHTGQKADDAERLYQSYTDYGRRLMEIVAEIQSA, encoded by the coding sequence ATGTGGTTTTCCGGTATATCAGATGAGGCAGGACAAGATATTGCAACACAAATCAAAGCGCATCAGGAACTCAACTGGAAATGGTTGGAATTGCGCGCTATAGACGGTGTTAACCTCACGCAGATCAGTGACGCTGATTTTGACGCAGTCTATGGGGCGGTAAGTGATGCGGGCATGGGCGTATCTTGCTTTTCCAGTGCCATCGCCAATTGGGCACGCCCCATCACCGGCGATTTCAATGTGGACGCAGAAGATCTCACCCGTGCCATACCTCGGATGCACCGCTTTGGCACCTCTTTTATACGGGTCATGAGCTATCCCAACGATCCCGATAATCCCGTGAGCGATGAGGTATGGCGCAAAGAATCCATTTCACGGATGCGCCAATTGGCACGTATCGCCGAGGACGGCGGTGTCATACTGGTTCATGAGAATTGCAGTGGCTGGGGCGGACTCTCGGCAGAAAACAGTAATATACTGCTGCGCGAAGTGGATAGTCCTGCGTTAAAGGTTGTCTTTGATACGGGCAACCCCGTCACCTACGGGCAGGACGCTTGGGAATATTATCAGACTGTATTGCCTGATATTGTCTATGTCCATATCAAAGATGCCGTAAAAATAAACGGTGAGGATCACTACCGTGTCTGCGGTGAGGGAGACGGACGGGTTAAAGATATTGTTGCCGATCTGTTCCGCCGCGGCTATGACGGCGGTCTGTCTATCGAACCTCACCTTGCCGCCGTTATTCATACGGGACAAAAGGCCGATGACGCTGAGCGTCTCTATCAATCCTATACAGACTATGGGCGGCGTCTGATGGAAATCGTTGCTGAGATACAGTCCGCCTGA
- the miaA gene encoding tRNA (adenosine(37)-N6)-dimethylallyltransferase MiaA, whose amino-acid sequence MKRAIAVVGPTASGKTTLAIALAQKLQSEILSADSMQFYRGMEIGTAAPTAEERKAVQHHFVGFLNLDETMAAGEFERIAREKAMQLLQRKLTPVLVGGSGLYVSAFIDGLFSGPARDPQLRQALRERARLEGNAAMYDALKKIDPDYAAVLANENDLVRIIRALEVYELSGRPYSVWHQEHQSNKDRWHVTQVALQWEREILYERINQRVRQMMHAGWIEETQRLLDSGHGAQIERLKALGYREIVSMIQGHTTLEEVIETISKQHRRFAKRQLSWFRADKRVHWLRCAEEPKLDDLTEQTLRLFHEEV is encoded by the coding sequence GTGAAGCGAGCCATTGCCGTGGTAGGACCTACCGCCTCGGGGAAAACTACCCTTGCCATCGCCCTTGCCCAAAAATTACAAAGCGAAATTTTATCGGCCGATTCCATGCAGTTTTATCGGGGCATGGAAATTGGTACTGCTGCACCCACTGCAGAAGAACGAAAAGCGGTACAGCATCACTTTGTGGGATTTCTCAACCTTGACGAGACTATGGCGGCAGGAGAATTTGAGCGGATCGCCCGTGAAAAAGCCATGCAATTGCTCCAACGCAAGTTGACGCCTGTACTCGTTGGTGGTTCCGGACTCTATGTGAGCGCTTTTATTGACGGTCTCTTCAGCGGTCCCGCCAGAGATCCCCAATTGCGGCAAGCCTTGCGTGAAAGAGCGCGTCTCGAAGGCAATGCCGCCATGTATGACGCGTTGAAAAAAATTGACCCTGATTATGCCGCCGTCCTCGCCAATGAAAATGATCTGGTACGTATTATCCGGGCACTCGAAGTATATGAGCTGAGCGGACGCCCTTATTCTGTCTGGCATCAAGAACACCAAAGCAACAAAGACCGCTGGCACGTTACCCAAGTGGCACTGCAATGGGAACGTGAAATACTCTACGAACGTATTAACCAACGGGTACGCCAAATGATGCATGCGGGCTGGATCGAAGAGACACAGCGGCTCCTTGACAGCGGGCACGGCGCACAAATTGAACGCCTGAAAGCCCTCGGTTACCGCGAAATCGTGTCTATGATTCAGGGGCACACAACCCTTGAAGAGGTCATCGAAACCATAAGCAAGCAACACCGCCGCTTTGCCAAACGGCAACTGTCTTGGTTTCGTGCCGATAAACGGGTTCACTGGCTGCGCTGCGCCGAAGAGCCGAAGCTCGACGACCTTACCGAGCAAACGCTCCGCCTCTTTCATGAGGAGGTTTAA
- the mutL gene encoding DNA mismatch repair endonuclease MutL, whose protein sequence is MPEKSLSTVRVLPDAVANKIAAGEVVERPASAVKELVENALDAGATRLSVRLVAAGRRLIEVQDNGHGMSEQNALLAIERHATSKIRKAEDLDNIRTLGFRGEALASIASVSRFVLVTRRAEDENAVMLRVEGGILREVQQMGAPIGTRISVNRLYFNTPVRAKFLKGITTELNHCIDIVQRLALANTGVGFQLTHNDRMLLDVPEHASLRDRIALIWGLGFVRDMVEVEGEKNGFTVKGLVGTPELTRASRSHQFFFVNGRPVSNPSLQYGLQDAFRGLLTVGRHSTAVLLLTLNPRQVDVNIHPTKREIRFREERAAHDAVRDIVRDALSRFSKADAEIAAAHAAIVTAPHVITEEIAVPPTSQKEEHVSEELRQEETQMSAPVQSLQSQPVFQPPQMTKPEPAALDSETKELPGFESRHIAHETLKESGVQSLVPQGCFEPLTEIGDAPLQLFETYLLVPDGERLLIIDQHALHERLNYDALLSELENNEYPIQQLVVSEVFEVAPSQVALLESHLDDFMRLGIELESFGGTSFQVSGVCHLYNESRIPDVVLDVLEHFAQGRLFDQETMWETLLRTATRACKASIKAGDSLTSQERRHLLDGFRKLRPPYTCPHGRPILVEITRQQMEKSFRRIQ, encoded by the coding sequence ATGCCGGAAAAATCCCTATCAACTGTTCGCGTGCTGCCCGATGCGGTGGCCAATAAAATTGCCGCCGGTGAAGTGGTGGAACGCCCCGCCTCAGCTGTTAAAGAGTTGGTCGAAAACGCTTTGGATGCAGGCGCCACCCGTTTATCGGTGCGTCTTGTGGCTGCCGGCAGACGCCTCATTGAAGTGCAGGATAACGGCCATGGCATGTCTGAGCAAAACGCCTTGCTCGCCATTGAACGACACGCCACCAGCAAAATACGCAAAGCCGAGGACTTGGACAATATCCGGACCCTCGGGTTTCGCGGTGAGGCCCTCGCCAGTATTGCGTCAGTATCCCGATTCGTGTTGGTGACCCGTCGCGCTGAAGACGAGAACGCCGTCATGTTGCGCGTAGAGGGCGGCATATTGCGGGAAGTGCAGCAGATGGGCGCGCCCATAGGCACGCGCATTTCCGTAAATCGCTTGTATTTCAATACGCCAGTACGCGCCAAGTTTCTCAAAGGGATCACGACCGAGCTCAACCATTGCATCGATATCGTGCAGCGCCTCGCCCTCGCCAATACGGGCGTGGGATTTCAGCTGACCCACAACGATCGTATGCTTCTTGATGTGCCTGAACATGCATCGCTGCGCGATCGTATCGCGCTCATCTGGGGACTCGGCTTTGTTCGCGATATGGTTGAAGTGGAGGGCGAGAAAAACGGATTTACCGTTAAAGGACTTGTGGGAACGCCTGAATTGACGCGGGCATCACGATCCCACCAATTCTTTTTTGTCAATGGACGTCCCGTTTCCAATCCATCACTCCAATATGGGCTGCAAGACGCTTTCCGTGGCTTGCTCACCGTGGGCAGACACAGTACCGCCGTGCTTCTGCTCACCTTGAACCCAAGACAAGTGGATGTGAATATTCATCCTACGAAACGGGAGATTCGATTCAGAGAGGAACGAGCCGCCCATGATGCCGTCCGCGACATTGTCCGTGATGCACTCTCCCGATTCAGCAAAGCCGATGCAGAAATTGCAGCCGCCCATGCCGCCATCGTTACAGCTCCCCATGTCATTACGGAAGAAATCGCTGTGCCGCCCACGTCACAAAAAGAGGAGCACGTGTCGGAGGAGCTAAGACAGGAAGAAACTCAGATGTCCGCGCCGGTACAAAGCCTTCAGAGCCAACCGGTCTTTCAACCGCCGCAGATGACTAAGCCGGAACCGGCGGCACTCGATTCCGAAACGAAAGAATTGCCCGGCTTCGAATCTAGGCACATAGCCCATGAGACGCTGAAAGAATCGGGTGTTCAAAGCTTGGTTCCCCAGGGCTGTTTCGAGCCTTTGACTGAAATCGGCGATGCGCCCCTGCAATTGTTTGAAACCTATCTGCTCGTTCCCGACGGAGAACGCCTTTTGATCATTGATCAACATGCTTTACATGAGCGCTTAAATTATGATGCCTTGCTCAGTGAACTTGAAAATAATGAATACCCCATACAACAACTGGTTGTTTCAGAAGTTTTTGAAGTAGCCCCATCACAAGTGGCGCTCCTCGAATCCCACCTTGACGATTTCATGCGTTTGGGCATAGAATTGGAATCTTTCGGCGGCACCTCCTTTCAAGTGAGTGGTGTTTGTCATCTTTATAATGAAAGCCGCATACCCGATGTGGTCTTAGACGTTCTTGAACACTTCGCGCAAGGCCGCCTCTTCGACCAAGAAACCATGTGGGAAACGCTGCTGCGCACCGCAACCCGGGCCTGTAAAGCTTCCATCAAAGCGGGGGATTCCTTGACCTCACAAGAACGCCGTCATTTGTTGGACGGCTTTCGTAAACTAAGGCCTCCCTATACCTGTCCCCACGGGCGTCCTATTTTGGTTGAGATCACCCGCCAGCAAATGGAAAAGAGTTTTCGGAGGATTCAGTGA